The Euphorbia lathyris chromosome 2, ddEupLath1.1, whole genome shotgun sequence genome includes a window with the following:
- the LOC136219170 gene encoding heterogeneous nuclear ribonucleoprotein 1 isoform X1, translating into MESDLGKLFIGGISWDTDEERLKEYFSKYGEVVEAVIMRDRTTGRARGFGFVVFADPAVAERVIMDKHMIDGRTVEAKKAVPRDDQHILNRNTSSIHGSPGPGRTKKIFVGGLASTVTDGDFKKYFEQFGNITDVVVMYDHNTQRPRGFGFITYDSEDAVDRVLHKTFHELNGKMVEVKRAVPKELSPGPSRSPLIGYNYGLSRTNNFLNAYAQGYNMNSVGGFGMRMDSRFSPIASGRSGFPPFGTTGYGVGMNLEPGLSPNYGGGSNFGNSPGYGRMLNPYYSGNSNRYSTPIGYGMGNARNDSGLSPTTRNVWGNGGLSSAANPPSPGGFLNSGGGSFGVSLGNSGANWGGPSHVSAQGGGNASGYTNVSLGYGSGGDNNYGLGGGGYGRNTGSGPAPTSSFAGSTGGYEGSYGDLYRNSSVYGDSTWRSSTPELDGSVAFGYGLGNIASDVTAKSSEGYIGSYGVTSRQSNRGIAT; encoded by the exons ATGGAATCCGATCTTGGTAAGCTCTTCATTGGTGGGATTTCCTGGGATACTGATGAGGAACGTCTCAAGGAATATTTTAGCAAGTATGGGGAAGTGGTGGAGGCGGTGATCATGAGAGATCGAACTACGGGCCGTGCCCGAGGCTTTGGTTTTGTTGTCTTTGCGGATCCTGCTGTTGCTGAGAGAGTAATCATGGATAAGCATATGATTGATGGACGTACG GTTGAAGCAAAAAAGGCTGTTCCAAGGGATGATCAACACATTTTGAATAGGAACACTAGCAGTATCCATGGCTCTCCAGGTCCTGGACGAACCAAAAAGATATTTGTTGGAGGTTTGGCATCTACAGTTACAGATGGTGACTTTAAGAAGTACTTCGAGCAGTTTGGCAATATTACTGATGTTGTTGTGATGTATGATCATAACACACAGAGGCCAAGAGGCTTCGGCTTCATCACTTATGATTCAGAGGATGCAGTGGACAGAGTCCTCCATAAAACATTTCATGAGCTGAATGGTAAAATGGTTGAGGTCAAGAGGGCAGTCCCTAAGGAGCTATCTCCAGGGCCTAGTCGAAGCCCATTGATAGGATATAACTATGGTTTGAGTAGGACTAATAACTTCCTTAATGCATATGCTCAGGGATATAATATGAACTCCGTTGGTGGTTTTGGAATGAGGATGGATAGCAGGTTTAGTCCTATTGCTAGTGGACGAAGTGGGTTTCCTCCATTTGGTACTACTGGTTATGGAGTGGGTATGAATTTAGAGCCAGGGCTGAGTCCAAACTACGGTGGAGGCTCTAACTTTGGCAATAGTCCAGGGTATGGGCGGATGCTGAATCCCTATTACAGTGGAAATTCAAACAGGTATAGTACTCCAATTGGTTATGGCATGGGGAATGCACGGAACGATTCTGGTTTAAGCCCAACTACTCGAAATGTCTGGGGAAATGGGGGCCTTAGTTCTGCTGCTAATCCTCCCAGCCCTGGTGGTTTCTTGAATTCCGGAGGTGGGAGTTTTGGAGTTTCACTTGGGAATAGCGGAGCCAATTGGGGTGGCCCTTCTCATGTTTCTGCTCAAGGTGGAGGGAATGCTTCTGGTTATACCAATGTGAGCTTGGGCTACGGGTCTGGTGGTGATAACAACTATGGATTGGGAGGGGGAGGCTATGGAAGAAACACTGGCTCTGGTCCCGCACCAACTTCATCTTTTGCTGGTTCAACTGGTGGTTATGAAGGGTCATATGGGGACTTGTACCGCAACAGTTCAGTTTATGGTGATTCAACTTGGCGGTCTAGCACTCCTGAGCTTGATGGTTCTGTGGCATTTGGTTACGGGCTTGGTAATATAGCTTCTGATGTTACCGCCAAAAGTTCTGAGGGTTATATCGGAAGTTATGGTGTTACAAGTAGACAATCTAATAGAG GAATTGCTACCTAG
- the LOC136219170 gene encoding heterogeneous nuclear ribonucleoprotein 1 isoform X2, translated as MESDLGKLFIGGISWDTDEERLKEYFSKYGEVVEAVIMRDRTTGRARGFGFVVFADPAVAERVIMDKHMIDGRTVEAKKAVPRDDQHILNRNTSSIHGSPGPGRTKKIFVGGLASTVTDGDFKKYFEQFGNITDVVVMYDHNTQRPRGFGFITYDSEDAVDRVLHKTFHELNGKMVEVKRAVPKELSPGPSRSPLIGYNYGLSRTNNFLNAYAQGYNMNSVGGFGMRMDSRFSPIASGRSGFPPFGTTGYGVGMNLEPGLSPNYGGGSNFGNSPGYGRMLNPYYSGNSNRYSTPIGYGMGNARNDSGLSPTTRNVWGNGGLSSAANPPSPGGFLNSGGGSFGVSLGNSGANWGGPSHVSAQGGGNASGYTNVSLGYGSGGDNNYGLGGGGYGRNTGSGPAPTSSFAGSTGGYEGSYGDLYRNSSVYGDSTWRSSTPELDGSVAFGYGLGNIASDVTAKSSEGYIGSYGVTSRQSNRG; from the exons ATGGAATCCGATCTTGGTAAGCTCTTCATTGGTGGGATTTCCTGGGATACTGATGAGGAACGTCTCAAGGAATATTTTAGCAAGTATGGGGAAGTGGTGGAGGCGGTGATCATGAGAGATCGAACTACGGGCCGTGCCCGAGGCTTTGGTTTTGTTGTCTTTGCGGATCCTGCTGTTGCTGAGAGAGTAATCATGGATAAGCATATGATTGATGGACGTACG GTTGAAGCAAAAAAGGCTGTTCCAAGGGATGATCAACACATTTTGAATAGGAACACTAGCAGTATCCATGGCTCTCCAGGTCCTGGACGAACCAAAAAGATATTTGTTGGAGGTTTGGCATCTACAGTTACAGATGGTGACTTTAAGAAGTACTTCGAGCAGTTTGGCAATATTACTGATGTTGTTGTGATGTATGATCATAACACACAGAGGCCAAGAGGCTTCGGCTTCATCACTTATGATTCAGAGGATGCAGTGGACAGAGTCCTCCATAAAACATTTCATGAGCTGAATGGTAAAATGGTTGAGGTCAAGAGGGCAGTCCCTAAGGAGCTATCTCCAGGGCCTAGTCGAAGCCCATTGATAGGATATAACTATGGTTTGAGTAGGACTAATAACTTCCTTAATGCATATGCTCAGGGATATAATATGAACTCCGTTGGTGGTTTTGGAATGAGGATGGATAGCAGGTTTAGTCCTATTGCTAGTGGACGAAGTGGGTTTCCTCCATTTGGTACTACTGGTTATGGAGTGGGTATGAATTTAGAGCCAGGGCTGAGTCCAAACTACGGTGGAGGCTCTAACTTTGGCAATAGTCCAGGGTATGGGCGGATGCTGAATCCCTATTACAGTGGAAATTCAAACAGGTATAGTACTCCAATTGGTTATGGCATGGGGAATGCACGGAACGATTCTGGTTTAAGCCCAACTACTCGAAATGTCTGGGGAAATGGGGGCCTTAGTTCTGCTGCTAATCCTCCCAGCCCTGGTGGTTTCTTGAATTCCGGAGGTGGGAGTTTTGGAGTTTCACTTGGGAATAGCGGAGCCAATTGGGGTGGCCCTTCTCATGTTTCTGCTCAAGGTGGAGGGAATGCTTCTGGTTATACCAATGTGAGCTTGGGCTACGGGTCTGGTGGTGATAACAACTATGGATTGGGAGGGGGAGGCTATGGAAGAAACACTGGCTCTGGTCCCGCACCAACTTCATCTTTTGCTGGTTCAACTGGTGGTTATGAAGGGTCATATGGGGACTTGTACCGCAACAGTTCAGTTTATGGTGATTCAACTTGGCGGTCTAGCACTCCTGAGCTTGATGGTTCTGTGGCATTTGGTTACGGGCTTGGTAATATAGCTTCTGATGTTACCGCCAAAAGTTCTGAGGGTTATATCGGAAGTTATGGTGTTACAAGTAGACAATCTAATAGAG GATAA